The genomic region CTTGCCTATCCGCTTGATCTTCACCTTGAGATCCCGACAGAGATCGTCCATCATATGATTGCCTTTCACGTCGAGAACCGCCCTGAGCGTCCCAGGAGTGTAGTTGAAGCCCGCATGGAGCACGCCGCTGTTCCGGCAGCTCGTCCCCAGGCCGACATCCATCTCCTTCTCGACGACGGCCGCCCTCACCCGGAACCTTGAAAGTTCCCTGGCTATGGCGCAGCCCACTACTCCTCCTCCAATGACAAGAACGTCGTACTCCCAAGCCACCCTGTAACACCCGCTTTCGGAAAAGCTTCTGGTCGACCAAGGTATTCCAATCAAACCGATTTTATATTATCATGGTATCAGGAAGGAAGACAAGGGGAATCAACAGAAAACTTCAAGTTCTTTTTTTAACTTATTGTCGGGCCCAAAAACCATTCTGAACTGCAGGGAGGACTCCATGAACGAAACGCGAAAGGACCTTATCAGGCGCTTGACGGACCTCGTGTCACAGGGCGACGTGGTCTCGGAGGGCAAACTGCCTTCGGAACGGGAGCTCGCCGCGCTGCTCGGTACCAGCAGGCCCCTTCTGAGAGAAGGGCTTATCGCCCTCGAAGCCCTCGGCCTGCTGGAGATCAGGGACAGGCAGGGAATCTTCCTCGCCGAGGGAAACCCGGACGAGATCAGGAGAGTTCTCGGCCGGGCCCAGGTGTGGCCCATGGAAGCGCTCTCCCAGGTCATGGAGGTGCGGCAGCTCCTGGACCCCGGCGCCGCCGCGCTGGCAGCCCTGCGGCGGAAGGAGCGGGACCTGGAGAAAATGGACGAATGCATCTCCATGCTCGAAAAAATCCACAAAGAGCAGGATCCTCACGAGGCCCCTCTCGGAGCCTACTGGAACACAGTCCTCCACGCCACCATCTTCAAGGCAACGGGGAACACCCTCCTTTTCAGGCTCTACGAATCTCTCCTCGAGATGTCCGAAAAGGGAATTTCCGCCATGAGGATGGAAGTCCTCGATTCGGCGGCCCCGGATAGAACGGAGAAAATTCTCGAGCAGCACAGAGATCTCGTGTCGGCCATCCGGGATCAAGACCTCCTCCGTGCCCGGGAGGCCGCCAGGCTCCACCTGAAGTTCACCATCGACACTCTCGTGGAACTGAGCAGGGTCACACCGCTTTCCAACTTTTTCGCCCAGAGAATGGATTCTGTCCTGAAGTAAACTGAAGCGGCGGACCTGTACAAACCGGTCCGCCGCTTCAGTTTACTCGGTCGGGACGAGCCCCGCAGCTTCCCCTTCCGGCCCCTTTTCCGGCTCCCCTTCTTTCGACAGGATGAACCGGGACAGGAGCTTCCGCATGCGCTCGGCCCTGTCCGCCATGACCGACGCTTCCCTGGCCACCCCCTCCGACGCCGATGCCGTCTCCGCCGAGGCTCCCCGGATGGCATCCACCCTCTGGACTACGTCGATGGTGGCATTGGAGAGCTGGTCGATAGCCCCGGCCATTTCCTCGCTTGCGGAAGCCTGGGACCTTGAAAGCCCTGCGATGTGGGCGATTGCTTCCTCGATCCCGGCGATTTCGCCAAGCACGCCGGACAGCCTGCCCTGGGCGTCCGCCGCTTCGGCCACGGTGGACTGCATCACCCTGCCGGTCTCTTCGGTCACATCCATGGATTCCCGGGCATTTCCGTGGAGGGTGGTGATGAGGGCCGCCACTTCCCGGGCCGCCTTGCTGGAGTCTTCGGCGAGCTTCCGCACCTCGTCGGCCACCACGGCGAATCCGCGGCCCGCTTCCCCGGCCCGGGCTGCCTCTATGGCGGCGTTCAGCGCCAGGAGGTTCGTCTGGTCGGCGATGGAGGTGATTACCGTGACAAAACCGGAGATTTCCTCTACGGAATCTGCGAGGGCCCGGATCTTCTCCATGTTCGTTCCGGACTTCCCCCCGACGGCGCGCACTTCCCGGATGACTTCCTCCACTCTTTCAACCGCTTCCTTCGCCATGGCCGCCGTCTGGTTCGCCGCAGCCGCGCAGTCGGACGAAGCCTTGGCCGCCGCCTGGGCGCCCGCAGCCATTTCCTCCACACCGGCATTCGACTCCTCGAGGGCGGCGGAGTTGCTCTCGGAGATGGAGGCCACCTGCTCGAGGGAACCCCTCACTTCCTCCACCGAGGCGTTGGTCTCCTGTGAAAGGGCTGCGAGGGTTTCCGCTCCCCTGGCCACCTCTTCTGCCGCAGCCACGATCTCCCTCACGGCTTCAGCCTGGCTCGTCGTCATCCTGGCCAGCGCGTCGGCCAGCGCGCCTATCTCGTCAGCCGAATCATACTGAAAATCATCCCTCGCCACGGTCAGGTCGCCGTTCCCCGCCCGCTCGGCCAGGCTCACGGCCCTGCCGAGAGGACGGGTGATCATGCGGGTGATGATCACCGCCACCACCATTCCGACAAGAACGGCGATAAAAACGGAAAGGAGGAGCATGTTCGAGACGCTCCGGGCCTGGTCGGTCACCACTCCCGATATTTCAAGCGTTCTGTCGACGCTGAACTTCATCACGTCTCCCGCCGCCGCAAGGACAGCTTCCCCAGCGGCGGTGCGTTCTTGGCCCAGGTTCTCGAGGTTTGCCCAGGCCATTGAAAAGTCGTCGAGGGCCTGCTCGTACTCTTCCGCGTCTTTCGTCGCTTTTTCGAGGTTCCTGATCAGTTTTTCCTCAAAGGCGGTCTTCCTGACTTCGGACAGAATGTCGCGAACGTCCTTGAGTTCCTTTTTCGCCTGGCCGATCATCTCCGTTTTTTTGTTCGCTATGGCAGTAAGGGTCACGTATTCCGCCCTGTGGACGGCCTCCACCAGCGTGTCGAGAAGGGCAATGTTCTCAAGCCTGGCGGGCGCGTTGCCCCGGGAGACGGGGTCGTTCAGATCTTTTTCCATGGCGTCCTTTTCATCATACAGCAGGTCGTAGGCAATCTTTCGCATGGATTCTCCCGACTCGGCTGCCTTCCTTCTCTGGGCGGCCATAGAGGCGATCATCTTCTGAGATTCCTCAAGCAGTCTCCGGTATTCGGCAACCTGCTCGCCGGATTTCTTCACGCCTTCGGCAAGACGTTCAAGGCCGGGATGGGCTGAGGCATGCTCCCAGGCTTTCTTCAGAATCCCGTCAAGGGCCTCGAAATCCCCGAGGGCTGCCTGGAGGTCCCGATAGCTGTCCGCCAGGACGTAGGTGCGGATGTGGAGCATGAGGCTCTGAACAATGTTCTCAATTTCATTGGAAAGTTCGATTCCGGGGACGTACCGCTGTTCGAGAGTGCCCACCTCGGATATCACGTTGTCCATATTGCGCCAGGCAAACCACCCGGCCGCGGAAAAAATGACGAGCACAGCTGCGAATCCGGCAGTGAGCTTTGTTCCTATTTTCATGTTCTTCAGCAAACGTCTCACCTCGAAGAAGAAGGATGGCGGAAGGACCCTTTTCCCCCGCGCCGGGGGCGCCCCGGGGCTTTCCGGAATGACAAAGACTATATCATGAATCACTCTTGTCCAAAATAGGAATTTGAGAAGAGTCACCGACCACCGCCATGGACAAGCAAGACGGAGGAGATCACGAAAAAGCGCCCAGGTGCCGGGCCCGACCGGGACGAACGGGCCGTGATCCGCGTCGCGCTCGACGTCAGCGCACAGAAAGAGCTCGAAGAGGAGATTCTCCTTAAACGAGACCCTAAATCCGCAGGCAGAGGGAGTGTCGCCGGGCACAGCGCCCGGGGGAGAGAAACCGACACGGATGTCGGTTTCACAAGCAGGCAACCGGCGAACGCAGGGAGCCGTGTTGATCGCTTGGGCAGTTGTCAAGGACGACAATCTGCACCCCCCGCCCAAGCGTTCCCCGGTGACACTCCCTCTGCCTGAAAAACCTGCGGATTTAGGGAGACACAACCCTATCGACGGGATCTCGAACAGGACATATTTCAACAGGCCTTCCTCTTCTCCCTCGTAGAGGCACAGAGAACGGGAGCGACGCCGGCCTTTCCGCAGGCAAGGCCGACGGGGAGGCGACTGCTGCAGATTCCAGGGAAAAGCCCGACAGGCAGTCTCTCCCCGGCGACTGCAAGAGAAAATCATACGAGGCCCCCAAAAGAAGGGGGCCTCGTTCCGTCTTTCGCAGTGAGCGGCTATCTGCAGAGCACAATGGTGAGGTCGTTCACGTTGGTTCCGGTCGGCCCCGTTTTGACAAGGCCGCCGCAGGCGTCGAGCGCATGGTAGGAGTCGTTGTCGGCGAGCAGCGCCTCCGCGTCGAGCCCAAGGTCGGCAAGTCTACCGATCGTCCCGCCGTCCACAACGCCTCCCGCCGCGTCCGTCGGTCCGTCGGTGCCGTCGGAACCGACGGAGATCACAACCGTATCCGCAAGCCCCTTGATGCCGAACGCCGCGGC from Aminivibrio sp. harbors:
- a CDS encoding FadR/GntR family transcriptional regulator, translated to MNETRKDLIRRLTDLVSQGDVVSEGKLPSERELAALLGTSRPLLREGLIALEALGLLEIRDRQGIFLAEGNPDEIRRVLGRAQVWPMEALSQVMEVRQLLDPGAAALAALRRKERDLEKMDECISMLEKIHKEQDPHEAPLGAYWNTVLHATIFKATGNTLLFRLYESLLEMSEKGISAMRMEVLDSAAPDRTEKILEQHRDLVSAIRDQDLLRAREAARLHLKFTIDTLVELSRVTPLSNFFAQRMDSVLK
- a CDS encoding methyl-accepting chemotaxis protein; this translates as MKIGTKLTAGFAAVLVIFSAAGWFAWRNMDNVISEVGTLEQRYVPGIELSNEIENIVQSLMLHIRTYVLADSYRDLQAALGDFEALDGILKKAWEHASAHPGLERLAEGVKKSGEQVAEYRRLLEESQKMIASMAAQRRKAAESGESMRKIAYDLLYDEKDAMEKDLNDPVSRGNAPARLENIALLDTLVEAVHRAEYVTLTAIANKKTEMIGQAKKELKDVRDILSEVRKTAFEEKLIRNLEKATKDAEEYEQALDDFSMAWANLENLGQERTAAGEAVLAAAGDVMKFSVDRTLEISGVVTDQARSVSNMLLLSVFIAVLVGMVVAVIITRMITRPLGRAVSLAERAGNGDLTVARDDFQYDSADEIGALADALARMTTSQAEAVREIVAAAEEVARGAETLAALSQETNASVEEVRGSLEQVASISESNSAALEESNAGVEEMAAGAQAAAKASSDCAAAANQTAAMAKEAVERVEEVIREVRAVGGKSGTNMEKIRALADSVEEISGFVTVITSIADQTNLLALNAAIEAARAGEAGRGFAVVADEVRKLAEDSSKAAREVAALITTLHGNARESMDVTEETGRVMQSTVAEAADAQGRLSGVLGEIAGIEEAIAHIAGLSRSQASASEEMAGAIDQLSNATIDVVQRVDAIRGASAETASASEGVAREASVMADRAERMRKLLSRFILSKEGEPEKGPEGEAAGLVPTE